Sequence from the Methanocalculus alkaliphilus genome:
ATCGGTCAATGGACGGCCGTTTACGATTGATGAGCTTGAGGCTGCCATCAGGGAGGTGATAGAATGAAGGGAGCAGAATATATCAGCCAGGCACAGAACACCTGGTGCCCAGGATGCGGGAACTTCACCATACAGCATTCAATTAAGAGTGTCCTCTCCGATCTGGGGGTTCCTCGCGAAGAGGCGGTCATCGTCTCCGGTATCGGATGCCATGCAAAGATCGCTGATTATATGCAGACAAACAGCTTCTATGGGATCCATGGAAGGGGTATTCCGGTCGCAACCGGAATATCGCTGGGCAACCCGGCCCTCACCATCATCTGTTCCGCAGGGGATGGCGATGCGTATGCAGAAGGGCTGGACCACCTGATATTCGCTGCGAAGAGGAATGTTGACATCACCGTCATCATCCATGACAACAGGGTGTACGGCCTGACAACCGGCCAGTACACCCCGACATCTCCACCGGGTTTTGCCGGGAAGTCAACACCTGAAGGGGTGAAGGAAGATCCCTTTAATCCCCTTGATCTGATGCTCTCCGCAGGAGCCACGTTCATCGCCCGCTCATATTCACGGGATAAGAAGGGGATGGAAGAGGTTCTGAAAGCCGCAATTCAGCACAAGGGCTTCTCATTTGTCGAGGTGCTGCAGGTCTGCGCCAGCTTCTATGATGTTCATGCCTGTTATGACGAACATGTCTACCAGGCAGAAGGGCATGACCCAAAAGACCAGGATGCAGCCCGGATGCGCATCAGGGAGTGGAATTATTCCGGAGAGGGAAGAATACCCCTGGGCATTCTCTATTCACGAGATGCACCGACATTTGAAGAGAGGGTCCTTGCGGGGAAAGAGGGCGTATTCGATAGAACCGGACTCATCCAGCGAGCAATTGAAAAGAGATAGCAGGATGGCATCCCCTCATCTGAGGGTGTAAAAAGAAAGCCTATCCATAATCACTTTTTTGGATCAGACAGACTTTTGTGGCAGAATAGCCAACTAATGATCACGGGAAGAGGCAGCCATGGGATTATTCGACATTTTTCGCCCTAATATTGAAAAACTCAAAGAACGCGGAGATGTTGACGGGCTGATCAGGGCATGTGAATCGCAGGATACGCAGATACGGGAAGATGCCGTCTCTGCCCTGAGGACCCTGATGCCCGGAGCGCTGCCTGACGTCATAGCTGCGGCTGTGGATCGGGATGAGAAGAAGCGTGCCTGTGCTGCCCTTGTCCTCAATCGGATCGGAGCCCCCGCCATTCCACACCTGATGAAGATCCTGGTAAAGCAGGACGGGCGGGAGAGAGAATATGCCGCCGCAGCACTCGCCTCGATCGGGACGCCTGCTGCTGCACCTCTTATTACCTGCCTCAGGCATATTGAGGAGGAGAAGAGCGATCTCATCATCGCGACCCTCGCCCATATCGGATCAGAGGGTGTACCATTCCTCAGGGAGGGTCTCTTCAGCCCGTCATGCCGATCCCGGCGGGGTGCTGCACAGGCACTTGATGCGATACGATCCCCTCCGGAGAATGAGCAGGAAGCGGCTGCACGGCTTATCGCACTTGGGCGCTGGAAGGATCTCCAGCGATTCCGTCGGTCAGCAGTACCAATCCTGATCAGGCTCCTTGAGGATGAATACTATGTATCAAGAGTCAATGCCGCACGGACACTGGGTACTCTTGGTGACAGCGAGGCTATCTCCCCGCTCCTTGAAACACTCCGGGATAAGGATGGCAATGTCAGGACAGCGGCTGCCGAGGCGCTCGGTGCAATCGGGGACGTGCGTGCAACTCCACACCTCCTCACCGCATTGGAGGATGAGTACTATAACGTCAGGATGGAGGCAGCATCAAGCCTCGACCGGCTCGGATGGCATCCTGCCAACGATACCGAACGTGCGAGATACTTTATCGCAACCGAGCAGTGGGAGAAGGTCGTTGCCCTCGGAAGACCTGCAATCCCCCCGTTAATCGATACGCTCAGGGATGATTATTACAGCGTCAGAAAAGGTATCTCAGAATCGCTCAGGAGTCTCGCCAGGTATTCAGTCGGACCCCTTGAGGAGGCACTCGGCAACCCGGATATCAGGATACGAAATGGTGCAGGAGATATCCTCACCTCGCTTGGAAAGAGCGACCGGGTCTTCCGTCCGCTCAGGCCCGGAAACCCTGATGAAAGAGCGGATGCAAAACAGGAAAAAAGCCAGGGAGCCGGGTCAATCGATCTCTCAAAGAAGAGAAGAGATAATGAAAAGGTTCAGCTGAAGAGGCTGAATGACGAGAAGGGAGAGAGAGGCGAGGCAGCGAGCGAGGAGAAGGAAGAGAAGAAGCCTGATGAGAATGCCGATCATGACGATGCGGGGAGGACGGCACTCTTCCCGGAGAAGAAGTTTGAAAAAATTCAGAGAGTGATCCAAAGGGTCGATCCGGCAGTCCATGAGAAGCTCGCGGGCATCCGGTCAGCCACCCCAAAAGAGATCGATGAGCAGGCAGAGCCGCTTATCACTGCCCTGCTCCGTGCACTCAGCGATGGAGATGAGGAGAGCCGTCTCATCGCCCTTGATGCCCTCCTCACCATCGGTCCAAAAGCCCTCCCGGTTCTGATCGAGGCACTCAGAGACAGCTCCCCACCTGTCCGTGCTGCAGCGGCAGAGATGATCGGTGAGATTGGAGAAGCATCTGCCGCCGGGTATCTGCTCCCTCTCCTTACAGATGGTGACGGAACAGTGCGTGCCATGGCGGCACGGTCACTTGGAAAGCTACGAAGTACCGATGCACTACCCTCCCTGATCACCTGCCTCCTTGATCTGAAGGCCGACGTCAGGAGGGAGGCCGTTACCGCTCTTGGACGGATAGGAAGCCCTGCAGTTGATGATCTGATCGCCACCCTCACCGGACCCTCAGACGAGATCCGGCGGGGAGCGGCAGAAGCACTCGGAGAGATACGGGATCCAAGGGCGGTTCCACATCTGGTCCGGCTCCTTGGGAGTGATAATGCAGGGATCAGAGCCGCAGCAATCGATGCACTCAGGCGGTTCGATGTCGCCGCCATCCGCCCTCTTGAGGAGATCCTTGCCACCGGCAGCCGTGAAGAGAAGCTCGCGGCTCTTGCCATCCTTGCGGACCTCGGGGAGAATGCGAGATATCTCATCGAGCGGGCCGCTCAGGACCCGGATCACGTCATCGCTGAAAAGGCCGGGATACTGCTTGGAGGAGAAGAGAGTGATACTGCTGATGAGTTATCCCAAACCCAGACACCCACACAGCCGGATACCAGGATATCAGAGGATATCACACCTCTTATACGGGATCTCCTCAGTGGGAATAAGGAGGCACAGATCCGATCCGCACAGGAGCTCGTCCTGAAGGGATCAGCCGCCGTCCCACCGCTGATCGAGATCCTCCTGAAAGGAAACCGTGAGCAGCGTGCAACAGCCGCCGAGATCCTCGCAGAGATCAGAGGCCCGGCAGTCGAGGAACTGCTTTCTTTATTACAAAATGGCACCAGGGATACCAGAATCACCGTCGCACTCCTTCTTGGAAAGATCGGAGATCCCCAGACAATAGATCCCCTCATCCGGATGCTCACCGATCAGGACTACCGTATCCGGAAGGCCGCGGCTGAGTCGCTTGGGATCTCAATGGATCCAAAGGCAGTCCCGGCACTTGCCGGGCTTCTCACAGATGATGATCCCGATGTCGTGGTTGCGGCTATCCGGGCGATAGGGTATATCGGCGATCCGGATGCGGTGGAGCCACTCATTCAGAAACTCGGTGATGAAGATTTCAGTGTCCGTTCCGCATCAGCAGAGGCTCTCGCAGGAATGGAGGATGCAGCAATCGGACCGCTCGTCTCCGCACTCTCAAATCCCGTGAAGGATCTCCGGTCAGGGGCTGCCGATGCATTGAAGGAGATCGGGTGGAATCCGGGGGATGGAGAGGTGCGGGCACGATTCCTCTTTGCCCAGGGGCGATGGAACGAGCTGGCGGCAGAGGGATCGGTTGCGGTGCCGGTTCTCATCAACGCACTTGCTGATCCGGATGAGGATATCAGAATGGGTGCGGCCCGGGCACTCGGCAGAACCGGAGATCCCGCTGCGATCACCCCGCTCATCAGGGGCCTTTCCGATGAATATACCCTGATCAGAAAGGTCTGTGCAGATGCACTCTTTGAGATGGGGGAGGAGGCGCTTCCCCCCCTGAAGGATGAGGCCGCAGCAGCAGATCCGATGAGCAGGAAGATGATCCAGGGGGTCTGCGATCGGATCCTGCGCAAAGGAAACCATCTGTGAACGGAATCACCCTCTTCCTCATCGCCATCGCCCTTGCGATGGACTCCTGTGCCGTCTCGATAGCAGCCGGTTCCACACTGAAAGAGCATTTCTGGTATTATGGGATCAGGGCGGCCTTCTTCTTTGGACTGTTCCAGGGAGGGATGCCGATTATCGGGTACCTTATCGGAGAGGCGGGATCTGAGATCATCGCCCCCTTTGATCACTGGGTTGCAGCTCTTCTTCTGGGTGGTATCGGGGGGAAGATGATCTATGAGGGGGTATATGGAAATGAAGAGGAGAAGAAGGGGGTAGCCTCCCTCTCCATGCTCCTCGTCCTTGCCGTTGCAACGAGCATAGATGCCCTTGCTGTCGGTGTCACCTTCTCTCTGCTTGAGATCCCCATCCTCGTTGCCGCCCTCGTCATCGGTATCGTCACCTTCGGGGCCTGCATCGCCGGTATCATGGCCGGCAGGCATGTCGGGAGGTTCCTTGGCAGACGTGTTGAGCTCCTCGGCGGTATCATCCTCATTGGTATCGGTGCGAGAATTCTCATCGAAGGGATCTTCTTCTGATTCCTCTGATTACGGCACATCCGAATGATTCAGATACCAATACAAGGGAAACCTTTTTCCTTGAATGGAGAGGAGATATCAGTATGGCGTTTAATAAGCAGTCTGCACGCGATGCGGCGCTCCTCATCGGATGTATCCTCATTCCCCTCTCGGCGGGGTTCATCGGCAGTATCGCAACAGCAGCCAATGTCAGTGGCTGGTATCAGACCATCAACAAACCATGGTTCACCCCACCCGACTGGCTCTTTGGCCCGGCATGGACAACAC
This genomic interval carries:
- a CDS encoding thiamine pyrophosphate-dependent enzyme: MKGAEYISQAQNTWCPGCGNFTIQHSIKSVLSDLGVPREEAVIVSGIGCHAKIADYMQTNSFYGIHGRGIPVATGISLGNPALTIICSAGDGDAYAEGLDHLIFAAKRNVDITVIIHDNRVYGLTTGQYTPTSPPGFAGKSTPEGVKEDPFNPLDLMLSAGATFIARSYSRDKKGMEEVLKAAIQHKGFSFVEVLQVCASFYDVHACYDEHVYQAEGHDPKDQDAARMRIREWNYSGEGRIPLGILYSRDAPTFEERVLAGKEGVFDRTGLIQRAIEKR
- a CDS encoding HEAT repeat domain-containing protein, giving the protein MGLFDIFRPNIEKLKERGDVDGLIRACESQDTQIREDAVSALRTLMPGALPDVIAAAVDRDEKKRACAALVLNRIGAPAIPHLMKILVKQDGREREYAAAALASIGTPAAAPLITCLRHIEEEKSDLIIATLAHIGSEGVPFLREGLFSPSCRSRRGAAQALDAIRSPPENEQEAAARLIALGRWKDLQRFRRSAVPILIRLLEDEYYVSRVNAARTLGTLGDSEAISPLLETLRDKDGNVRTAAAEALGAIGDVRATPHLLTALEDEYYNVRMEAASSLDRLGWHPANDTERARYFIATEQWEKVVALGRPAIPPLIDTLRDDYYSVRKGISESLRSLARYSVGPLEEALGNPDIRIRNGAGDILTSLGKSDRVFRPLRPGNPDERADAKQEKSQGAGSIDLSKKRRDNEKVQLKRLNDEKGERGEAASEEKEEKKPDENADHDDAGRTALFPEKKFEKIQRVIQRVDPAVHEKLAGIRSATPKEIDEQAEPLITALLRALSDGDEESRLIALDALLTIGPKALPVLIEALRDSSPPVRAAAAEMIGEIGEASAAGYLLPLLTDGDGTVRAMAARSLGKLRSTDALPSLITCLLDLKADVRREAVTALGRIGSPAVDDLIATLTGPSDEIRRGAAEALGEIRDPRAVPHLVRLLGSDNAGIRAAAIDALRRFDVAAIRPLEEILATGSREEKLAALAILADLGENARYLIERAAQDPDHVIAEKAGILLGGEESDTADELSQTQTPTQPDTRISEDITPLIRDLLSGNKEAQIRSAQELVLKGSAAVPPLIEILLKGNREQRATAAEILAEIRGPAVEELLSLLQNGTRDTRITVALLLGKIGDPQTIDPLIRMLTDQDYRIRKAAAESLGISMDPKAVPALAGLLTDDDPDVVVAAIRAIGYIGDPDAVEPLIQKLGDEDFSVRSASAEALAGMEDAAIGPLVSALSNPVKDLRSGAADALKEIGWNPGDGEVRARFLFAQGRWNELAAEGSVAVPVLINALADPDEDIRMGAARALGRTGDPAAITPLIRGLSDEYTLIRKVCADALFEMGEEALPPLKDEAAAADPMSRKMIQGVCDRILRKGNHL
- a CDS encoding manganese efflux pump MntP, which gives rise to MNGITLFLIAIALAMDSCAVSIAAGSTLKEHFWYYGIRAAFFFGLFQGGMPIIGYLIGEAGSEIIAPFDHWVAALLLGGIGGKMIYEGVYGNEEEKKGVASLSMLLVLAVATSIDALAVGVTFSLLEIPILVAALVIGIVTFGACIAGIMAGRHVGRFLGRRVELLGGIILIGIGARILIEGIFF